The following proteins come from a genomic window of Haloplanus salinus:
- a CDS encoding DUF3592 domain-containing protein has product MADALRIGGALFVGLGALLALGLAPNVRRWVAARSWPTTNGTITSSAVLAGEAADDYRGELLTGTDERANIGGTGEYVPRVEYEYRVDGIRYEGDRISWTDGAFSRRSMAATLVGQYPPGTIVEVRYDPADPGEAVLRSTTRSNRWLLALAAVGSAAFGGYVAAGYPAVSYLPLGVGAVVTAVGVWLLFRAVSARRWPTAPATLQSVGARESHRVDDGVRHGKRWFPTVEYTYRVDGATYVGHRLWFGGRRFDTADEARSAAVDAIGTNAAGATFAVRYDPENPDVATVEPGGLATVATYLLVGIGFLVGGAMIV; this is encoded by the coding sequence GTGGCTGACGCGCTCCGGATCGGTGGCGCGTTGTTCGTCGGACTCGGAGCCCTGCTGGCGCTCGGCCTCGCACCGAACGTCCGGCGGTGGGTGGCCGCTCGCTCGTGGCCGACGACGAACGGGACGATCACGTCGTCGGCCGTCCTCGCCGGCGAGGCGGCGGACGACTACCGTGGCGAACTGCTCACCGGGACGGACGAGCGAGCGAACATCGGCGGCACCGGCGAGTACGTCCCGAGAGTCGAGTACGAGTACCGGGTCGACGGCATCCGGTACGAGGGCGACCGGATCTCTTGGACCGACGGTGCCTTCTCCCGGCGGTCGATGGCGGCCACGCTCGTCGGTCAGTACCCCCCTGGAACGATCGTTGAAGTACGATACGATCCGGCAGACCCGGGCGAGGCGGTGCTCCGGTCGACGACACGCTCGAACCGGTGGCTGCTGGCTCTGGCGGCCGTCGGGTCGGCCGCGTTCGGGGGCTACGTCGCCGCGGGCTACCCGGCGGTTTCGTATCTCCCCCTCGGTGTGGGCGCGGTCGTCACTGCCGTCGGCGTGTGGCTCCTGTTCCGGGCGGTCAGCGCACGCCGGTGGCCAACGGCGCCGGCGACGCTCCAGTCCGTCGGGGCGAGGGAGTCACACCGCGTCGACGATGGCGTTCGGCACGGCAAGCGGTGGTTCCCAACCGTCGAGTACACGTATCGCGTCGACGGGGCGACGTACGTCGGCCACCGACTGTGGTTCGGGGGGCGACGGTTCGACACCGCCGACGAGGCGCGGTCGGCCGCCGTCGACGCCATCGGAACGAACGCGGCGGGAGCGACGTTCGCCGTCCGGTACGACCCCGAGAACCCCGACGTGGCGACCGTCGAACCCGGCGGGCTCGCGACCGTCGCGACGTATCTCCTCGTCGGGATCGGATTTCTCGTCGGCGGGGCGATGATCGTCTGA
- a CDS encoding GIDE domain-containing protein, giving the protein MIATPVQTGVPATPVVATMVLFVLVGSLSVALGAANLRSYWTVQARERRPPGQIHDGPVAVEGTVREGTETLVAPFSGEECVAYAVRIAQHYTETTSDGSEWRTKFSDRAAVPFVVEDATGAVGVRPSAETLSLSVAMRGVFGPADAPPDRVREFVEQYDASDAPALSVGPIDFASPNHRYRYVERRIGLDERAYAAGSADPDEAVDGVAPTIVATRNDGLFGSNAGSTAVVSDGDAEVAAGTQLKTSLAYIGVGAVLAGIPASLLWGWFG; this is encoded by the coding sequence ATGATAGCAACTCCCGTACAGACGGGCGTCCCGGCGACGCCGGTCGTGGCGACCATGGTGCTTTTCGTGCTCGTTGGAAGTCTCAGCGTCGCGCTCGGCGCGGCGAACCTGCGATCGTACTGGACGGTGCAGGCCCGCGAACGACGGCCGCCGGGCCAGATCCACGATGGACCTGTCGCCGTCGAGGGGACCGTCCGCGAGGGGACGGAGACGCTCGTCGCGCCGTTCTCGGGCGAGGAGTGCGTGGCGTACGCGGTGCGGATCGCCCAGCACTACACCGAGACGACGTCAGACGGGTCGGAGTGGCGAACGAAGTTCAGCGATCGAGCAGCGGTCCCGTTCGTCGTCGAGGACGCGACGGGGGCGGTCGGCGTGCGACCGTCGGCCGAGACGCTCTCGCTGTCGGTCGCGATGCGCGGTGTCTTTGGCCCGGCCGACGCCCCCCCTGATCGCGTTCGGGAGTTCGTCGAACAGTACGACGCGAGCGACGCGCCCGCGTTGAGCGTCGGGCCGATCGATTTCGCCTCACCGAACCACCGCTATCGCTACGTCGAGCGACGAATCGGGCTCGACGAGCGGGCGTACGCCGCCGGGAGTGCCGACCCGGACGAGGCGGTCGACGGCGTCGCACCAACCATCGTGGCGACACGGAACGACGGCCTGTTCGGCAGTAACGCTGGGTCGACCGCAGTCGTCAGCGACGGGGACGCCGAGGTGGCCGCCGGCACACAACTCAAGACGAGTCTGGCGTACATCGGTGTCGGGGCCGTCCTGGCCGGCATCCCGGCGTCCCTGCTCTGGGGCTGGTTCGGCTGA
- a CDS encoding GIDE domain-containing protein, with protein sequence MASVGTGLIFAVVALIPTYLFVRARRASRAVSSTETRSTASLTDDVVAVSGTVEAGPAGTLTHPVTGADALAVRWDVEEPDDADEETVDVDDSGRQTVPFRLVDDDGSVDVDPTEADLHLSSAHYEMFVNAGRAPGEQALTFIERVQGNEHRCHGTGTKRIHNTPINEATVHGTGGIQYESRALQPGDTGYVLGPARSDGDGTYTIGGDGEFLVSDMSRDALSESLGASQWLLAGAALLFYGIGAYFAFFG encoded by the coding sequence ATGGCATCGGTTGGCACGGGATTGATCTTCGCCGTCGTCGCACTGATTCCCACGTATCTGTTCGTCCGGGCAAGGCGGGCGAGCCGAGCCGTCTCGTCGACGGAGACGCGTTCGACTGCGTCGCTGACCGACGACGTCGTCGCGGTGTCCGGAACAGTCGAGGCGGGGCCCGCGGGCACGCTCACCCACCCGGTTACGGGTGCCGACGCGCTCGCAGTCCGATGGGACGTCGAAGAACCGGACGACGCGGACGAGGAGACGGTCGATGTGGACGACAGTGGCCGACAGACCGTGCCGTTCCGACTCGTCGACGACGACGGTTCGGTCGACGTCGATCCCACGGAGGCCGACCTCCACCTCTCGTCGGCCCACTACGAGATGTTCGTGAACGCCGGGAGAGCTCCCGGGGAGCAGGCCCTGACGTTCATCGAGCGGGTACAGGGGAACGAGCACCGGTGCCACGGGACGGGAACCAAGCGGATTCACAACACGCCCATCAACGAGGCGACGGTCCACGGCACCGGCGGGATACAGTACGAGAGTCGAGCGTTACAGCCGGGGGATACCGGGTACGTCCTCGGCCCGGCCCGGTCGGACGGCGACGGAACGTACACGATCGGTGGCGACGGCGAGTTCCTCGTCTCCGACATGAGTCGAGACGCCCTCAGCGAGAGCCTCGGTGCGAGCCAGTGGCTGCTCGCCGGCGCCGCCCTGCTGTTCTACGGGATCGGGGCGTATTTCGCGTTCTTCGGATGA
- a CDS encoding sodium:calcium antiporter, giving the protein MPVPSGLLTQIAIGTVALYTLVTAASRAIGRLLALAEYYDVDEVLVGMTVLALGTSLPELSSHLVASLGILSGVLEYQVTSAVVIGGNTGSSTVQQFLLVGILLIGYGTVHASRTFVYESYLPMLGAIGATMLVAWDGTISRLDGVLLLGLYLLYVGAIITRRGSTQSLREAPSKNPRRDTVVATGLLVLVLLSASLLLSVVEGVVDALAIGGSMVGVVTIGVAAALPELTAVMDAIRRRSPHVALGTLVGSNIVNPLVGIGLGGALSTYSVPSAVVLWDLPFKLIAGVGLLGWALYWRKGEFTRTEGGYMLGLYFAFLTGRLVLFPGQ; this is encoded by the coding sequence ATGCCTGTCCCGAGCGGGTTGCTGACACAGATTGCTATCGGGACGGTCGCGTTGTACACGCTCGTGACTGCAGCGAGTCGGGCGATCGGTCGGCTACTGGCGCTCGCCGAGTACTACGACGTCGACGAGGTCCTCGTCGGGATGACCGTCCTTGCGTTGGGAACGAGTCTTCCGGAACTCAGCTCTCACCTCGTCGCGTCACTCGGAATACTCTCCGGCGTCCTCGAGTATCAGGTTACCTCGGCCGTCGTCATCGGTGGGAACACCGGCTCTTCGACCGTCCAGCAGTTCCTGCTCGTCGGTATTCTTCTCATCGGGTATGGGACCGTTCACGCCTCCCGGACGTTCGTCTACGAGAGCTATCTGCCGATGCTGGGTGCGATCGGTGCGACCATGTTGGTCGCCTGGGATGGAACGATTAGCCGACTCGACGGCGTCCTGCTACTGGGTCTCTACTTGCTCTACGTGGGCGCGATAATCACTCGACGAGGGTCAACCCAATCACTCAGAGAGGCCCCGAGTAAAAACCCCCGTCGAGACACTGTGGTTGCCACGGGGCTGCTCGTCCTCGTCTTGCTCTCCGCCTCGCTCTTGCTCTCGGTCGTCGAGGGAGTCGTCGATGCGCTTGCCATCGGTGGCTCCATGGTCGGTGTCGTAACGATCGGCGTGGCCGCCGCATTGCCGGAGCTGACGGCCGTGATGGACGCCATCCGTCGGCGGTCGCCCCACGTCGCGCTCGGGACCCTCGTCGGGAGTAACATCGTCAACCCTCTCGTCGGCATCGGCCTCGGCGGTGCTCTCTCGACGTACTCCGTCCCGTCGGCCGTCGTCCTGTGGGACCTCCCGTTCAAATTAATCGCCGGCGTGGGACTGCTCGGCTGGGCGTTGTACTGGCGAAAGGGAGAGTTCACACGGACAGAGGGCGGGTATATGCTGGGGCTGTACTTCGCTTTCTTGACGGGCCGGCTAGTGTTGTTCCCTGGGCAGTAG
- a CDS encoding CobW family GTP-binding protein has translation MTDPLPITLVSGPLGAGKTTLVNSLLNDPGDRRIAVVVNDMGEVNVDAELLEAESDDGVIDLSNGCICCRLQDDLVTEVTRLADERSFEYLVVEASGISEPIPVARTLTAGTDDASLPDRFRLDTTVSVIDAYGFWKAFDPAESLPDAAPSPERPLTEVLVDQVEFCDVLLLNKCDMVPDDELDAVEASIRELQPRAELYRTTYSEVDPETVLGTGSFDFEVARRQQGWKRALAVAEEEGPDHDGHDHGAQSAAAAHGVESFVYRREQPFDADRFDAWLDEWEGNVIRLKGFAWVASRPETVLGVSQAGPAVQAGPLGEWGADDPTTRLVIIGRDLDGDTITAALDGCLADESAEAGTAETDPFPRES, from the coding sequence ATGACTGATCCGCTTCCGATCACGCTCGTCAGTGGTCCTCTTGGCGCCGGCAAAACGACGCTCGTCAACAGCCTCCTGAACGATCCGGGTGACAGACGTATCGCCGTCGTGGTCAACGACATGGGAGAGGTGAACGTCGACGCCGAACTGCTGGAGGCGGAGAGCGATGATGGCGTAATCGACCTTTCGAACGGGTGTATCTGCTGTCGTCTGCAAGATGACCTCGTAACCGAGGTAACCCGCCTTGCCGACGAGCGCTCTTTCGAGTACCTCGTCGTGGAAGCCTCCGGGATCAGCGAGCCGATTCCCGTTGCGCGGACGCTGACGGCCGGGACGGACGACGCAAGCCTCCCCGATCGGTTCCGCCTCGACACGACCGTCTCGGTGATCGACGCCTACGGGTTCTGGAAGGCGTTCGACCCCGCTGAGTCGCTCCCCGACGCTGCGCCATCGCCCGAACGGCCGCTGACCGAGGTGCTCGTCGACCAGGTCGAGTTCTGCGACGTGCTGCTGTTAAATAAGTGTGATATGGTCCCGGACGACGAACTCGACGCAGTCGAGGCATCGATTCGGGAGCTCCAGCCCCGTGCGGAGCTCTATCGGACGACTTACTCCGAGGTCGATCCTGAAACTGTTCTCGGCACAGGCTCGTTCGATTTCGAGGTGGCCCGCCGCCAACAGGGCTGGAAGCGGGCGCTCGCCGTAGCTGAGGAGGAAGGGCCCGATCACGACGGCCATGATCATGGTGCTCAGTCGGCAGCCGCCGCACACGGCGTCGAGTCGTTCGTTTACCGCCGGGAACAGCCATTCGACGCCGACCGGTTCGACGCGTGGCTCGACGAGTGGGAGGGAAATGTAATCCGTCTGAAAGGATTCGCGTGGGTCGCGAGTCGTCCCGAGACTGTCCTCGGCGTGAGTCAGGCCGGGCCGGCCGTCCAGGCCGGTCCGCTCGGTGAGTGGGGTGCAGACGACCCCACGACGCGGCTCGTGATTATCGGCCGTGACCTCGACGGTGACACCATCACGGCCGCTCTCGACGGATGCTTGGCCGACGAATCCGCGGAGGCAGGGACGGCTGAAACCGACCCCTTTCCCCGCGAGAGTTAG
- a CDS encoding glutathione-independent formaldehyde dehydrogenase: MNAVVYKGPHDVAVEEVDEPAIEHPNDVLIDITTTCICGSDLHMYEGRTAAEPGIVFGHENMGIVTEVGEAVSSLEVGDRVVAPFNVACGHCENCEKGYTGFCTNVNPGFAGGAYGYVAMGPYKGGQAEKLRIPYADFNALKLPDGDEHEDSFALLADIFPTGWHGTELANLEAGDSVAIYGAGPVGLMAAYSAKLKGASDIYFVDRVPSRLELAEEHCDATPINFEDGDPVEQIKDLYGGGVDKGVDAVGYQAVDPEKEADSAYDPARENPAVVINNLIRTVRPTGELGIPGLYVPEDPGAPDDMAAQGRLGIDFGLLFEKGQALGTGQCNVKSYNRELRDMIISGRADPSWVVSHRVGLEEAPEMYEAFDNREEGVTKVLLEP; this comes from the coding sequence ATGAACGCCGTGGTCTACAAGGGACCACACGACGTCGCCGTCGAAGAAGTCGACGAACCGGCGATTGAGCACCCGAACGATGTCCTCATCGACATCACGACGACGTGCATCTGCGGGTCCGACCTCCACATGTACGAGGGGCGGACGGCCGCGGAGCCGGGTATCGTCTTCGGTCACGAAAACATGGGAATCGTCACTGAAGTCGGTGAGGCGGTGTCGAGCCTCGAAGTTGGTGACCGCGTCGTCGCCCCGTTCAACGTCGCCTGCGGACACTGCGAGAACTGCGAGAAGGGGTACACCGGCTTCTGTACGAACGTCAACCCCGGCTTCGCCGGCGGGGCGTACGGCTACGTCGCTATGGGGCCGTACAAAGGAGGACAGGCCGAGAAGCTCCGCATCCCCTACGCCGACTTCAACGCACTCAAACTGCCCGACGGCGACGAACACGAGGACTCGTTCGCGCTCCTCGCCGACATCTTCCCGACGGGGTGGCACGGGACCGAACTCGCCAACCTCGAAGCCGGCGACTCCGTGGCAATCTACGGTGCTGGTCCGGTCGGCCTGATGGCCGCATACAGCGCGAAGCTCAAGGGTGCCTCCGACATCTACTTCGTCGACCGCGTGCCGAGCCGCCTCGAACTCGCCGAAGAACACTGCGACGCGACGCCGATCAACTTCGAGGATGGCGACCCGGTCGAGCAGATCAAGGACCTCTACGGCGGCGGTGTCGACAAGGGCGTCGACGCCGTTGGCTACCAGGCCGTCGACCCCGAGAAGGAGGCCGACTCCGCGTACGACCCGGCCCGCGAGAACCCCGCGGTCGTCATCAACAACCTGATTCGGACGGTCCGTCCGACAGGTGAACTCGGAATTCCAGGTCTCTACGTGCCGGAAGACCCCGGCGCACCCGACGATATGGCCGCCCAAGGTCGACTTGGCATCGACTTCGGCCTCCTGTTCGAGAAAGGGCAGGCCCTCGGCACCGGCCAGTGTAACGTCAAGTCCTACAACCGCGAGCTCCGCGATATGATTATTTCAGGGCGTGCCGACCCCAGCTGGGTCGTCTCCCATCGCGTTGGCCTGGAAGAGGCGCCGGAGATGTACGAAGCCTTCGATAACCGCGAAGAGGGTGTGACGAAGGTCCTGCTGGAACCGTAG
- a CDS encoding GlcG/HbpS family heme-binding protein codes for MVQSITLDTAKELINAAERKAEEIDNPMVIAVANSEGNLIAQHRMDDAWLASVSISRNKAYTSAALDMPTHELAEPSEPGNSLYGLQTTDEGRIVIFGGGYPLTDEDGDVVGAFGVSGGAVEQDMEVAQAGVSRWEEIRGE; via the coding sequence ATGGTACAATCTATCACCCTTGACACGGCGAAGGAGTTAATCAATGCGGCAGAACGGAAAGCCGAAGAAATCGACAACCCGATGGTTATTGCCGTCGCGAACAGCGAGGGGAACCTCATCGCGCAACACCGGATGGACGACGCGTGGCTCGCGTCGGTCTCCATCTCACGGAACAAGGCTTACACGTCGGCCGCGCTAGACATGCCTACACACGAACTCGCCGAGCCGTCCGAGCCCGGCAACTCGCTATACGGGCTTCAGACGACCGACGAAGGACGGATCGTCATCTTCGGCGGCGGCTATCCGCTGACCGACGAGGACGGGGACGTCGTCGGCGCGTTCGGCGTGTCCGGTGGCGCCGTCGAACAGGACATGGAAGTCGCGCAGGCCGGCGTCAGCCGTTGGGAAGAGATCCGAGGTGAGTGA
- a CDS encoding copper-translocating P-type ATPase, producing MHEGHEQMFRRRFFVSALLSIPVLLYSETLQGWLGFTMPAFPGSEWINPVFAVIVFAYGGVPFLRMARPELEDRSPGMMTLISMAITVAFVYSLASVVFPTQSAFFWELVTLIDIMLLGHWIEMRSVRRASSALDELAKLMPDTAERITERGDTEEVPVSELSEGDLVLVRPGASVPADGVVEDGDSDVNEAMITGESRPVSKEPDDEVIGGTVNGDGSLRVRIDATGDETTLAGIMRLVEEAQESKSKTQVLADRAAGWLFYVAVAAAAVTAIAWTVAISFDATVIERVVTVLVIACPHALGLAIPLVVAINTSLAAQNGMLVRDRIAMEDARKLDAIIFDKTGTLTEGEHGVVGMVTIDGVDEEDALALAAAVESDSEHMIARAIREAAHERGVDAPEADHFEAMKGRGVRAMVDGDEVYVGGPNLLNHLDSDIPSDLRRFADEAGENAQTVVYLVREGELIAAFAMADVIREESYRVVDALHGLGIEVAMLTGDSQDVADAVADELGIDTVFAEVLPEDKDKKVQELQGQGKLVGMVGDGVNDAPALARADVGIAIGSGTDVAVQSADVILVQNNPMDAVRLVKLSTASYRKMQENIVWAAGYNVFAIPLAAGVLAPVGILLSPAIGALLMSLSTVIVAINAQLLRRIDLSVPSLPGVSAPGQARPAD from the coding sequence ATGCACGAAGGCCACGAGCAGATGTTCCGCCGGCGCTTTTTCGTCTCGGCACTCCTGTCCATTCCCGTCCTCCTGTACAGCGAAACGCTTCAGGGGTGGCTCGGATTCACGATGCCGGCGTTCCCGGGCAGCGAGTGGATCAACCCCGTCTTCGCGGTGATCGTCTTCGCCTACGGGGGCGTGCCGTTCCTCCGGATGGCTCGTCCGGAACTAGAGGATCGCTCGCCAGGGATGATGACGCTCATTTCGATGGCGATCACGGTCGCGTTCGTCTACAGCCTCGCGAGCGTCGTCTTCCCCACGCAGTCGGCGTTTTTCTGGGAGTTGGTGACGCTGATCGACATCATGCTGTTGGGCCACTGGATCGAGATGCGCTCCGTCCGCCGAGCGTCGAGCGCCCTCGACGAGCTGGCGAAGCTCATGCCCGACACGGCAGAGCGGATCACTGAACGTGGGGATACCGAGGAGGTACCGGTGAGCGAGCTATCGGAGGGTGACCTTGTGCTCGTTCGACCCGGCGCGAGCGTCCCGGCCGACGGCGTCGTCGAGGACGGTGATTCCGACGTGAACGAGGCGATGATTACCGGCGAATCCAGGCCTGTCTCGAAAGAACCCGACGACGAGGTCATCGGTGGCACTGTCAACGGCGATGGGAGTCTCCGGGTCCGAATCGACGCAACAGGTGACGAGACGACGCTCGCGGGCATCATGCGCCTCGTCGAGGAGGCTCAGGAGAGCAAGTCCAAGACCCAGGTGCTGGCCGACCGCGCGGCAGGCTGGCTGTTCTACGTCGCCGTTGCGGCAGCAGCCGTGACCGCGATTGCGTGGACGGTCGCGATCTCGTTCGACGCAACGGTGATCGAGCGTGTCGTGACCGTTCTGGTCATCGCGTGCCCACACGCACTCGGGCTCGCTATCCCGCTCGTCGTTGCGATCAACACGTCACTTGCGGCCCAGAACGGGATGCTCGTCCGCGATCGGATCGCCATGGAGGACGCTCGTAAGCTCGACGCGATCATCTTCGACAAGACGGGAACGCTCACCGAAGGCGAGCACGGCGTGGTCGGGATGGTGACCATCGACGGGGTCGACGAAGAGGACGCGTTGGCGCTGGCCGCCGCCGTCGAGAGCGACTCCGAGCACATGATCGCGCGGGCGATCCGCGAGGCGGCCCACGAGCGGGGTGTCGACGCGCCCGAAGCGGACCACTTCGAGGCGATGAAAGGTCGGGGCGTCCGGGCGATGGTCGACGGCGACGAGGTGTACGTCGGCGGTCCGAACCTCCTGAACCACCTCGACAGTGACATTCCGTCCGATCTGCGACGTTTCGCCGACGAAGCCGGCGAGAACGCGCAAACGGTCGTGTACCTCGTCCGTGAGGGTGAACTGATCGCCGCCTTCGCCATGGCAGACGTGATCCGCGAGGAGAGTTACCGGGTCGTCGACGCGCTCCACGGACTCGGCATCGAAGTGGCGATGCTGACCGGCGATTCCCAGGACGTGGCCGACGCGGTGGCCGACGAATTGGGTATCGACACGGTCTTCGCCGAGGTGCTGCCCGAGGACAAGGACAAGAAGGTTCAGGAACTCCAGGGCCAGGGGAAACTGGTCGGGATGGTCGGTGACGGCGTCAACGATGCGCCGGCGTTGGCCCGGGCTGACGTCGGCATCGCCATCGGCAGCGGGACGGACGTGGCCGTCCAATCGGCTGATGTCATCCTCGTCCAGAACAACCCGATGGACGCCGTCCGGCTCGTGAAGCTGAGCACAGCGAGCTACCGGAAGATGCAGGAGAACATCGTCTGGGCCGCGGGCTACAACGTCTTTGCGATTCCGCTGGCAGCGGGCGTATTAGCTCCGGTCGGGATTCTCCTGTCGCCTGCTATCGGTGCTCTGTTGATGTCTCTGAGTACGGTCATCGTCGCGATCAACGCGCAGTTGCTTCGACGGATCGACCTCTCCGTTCCGAGTCTCCCGGGCGTCTCAGCGCCGGGGCAAGCGCGACCGGCAGACTAG
- a CDS encoding CPBP family intramembrane glutamic endopeptidase: MSRLRTWIDQHRLLSFVGIAYAFTWTIQGGLAYSGMDASWTHSILIGFGGFGPPIGAAVVIWASGGSLRTWVGQMFKWRIGVEWWVLAIGLPFVILSLGVLLFVVAGGPIDLTEFESPFIYLFAMAWGTVWGGGQEDLGWRGFMLPILQDSYSALASSAIVGVTWAVWHLPLFLNATTTHGGWPLSQQLLWMGSILAGSILWTWMYNSTGGSVLAVAVFHAGINAMGIFHPADPAALVPNGVPDPWLNLLAEVTGALPLVVIALLLVVVYGSDRLANRDPPTPQDAGLPPRTESNAVR; this comes from the coding sequence ATGTCTCGTCTCCGTACGTGGATCGACCAGCATCGCCTCCTGAGCTTCGTCGGGATCGCGTACGCGTTCACCTGGACCATCCAGGGTGGGCTCGCATACTCCGGTATGGATGCCTCCTGGACGCACTCCATTCTGATCGGTTTCGGTGGATTCGGCCCGCCGATCGGCGCGGCGGTCGTCATCTGGGCCTCCGGTGGGAGCCTCCGTACCTGGGTCGGGCAGATGTTCAAGTGGCGGATCGGTGTGGAGTGGTGGGTGCTCGCGATTGGACTCCCGTTCGTCATCCTCTCGCTCGGCGTCTTGTTGTTCGTCGTAGCTGGGGGTCCGATCGACCTCACGGAGTTCGAGTCACCGTTCATCTACCTCTTCGCGATGGCGTGGGGGACCGTGTGGGGCGGCGGCCAGGAGGATCTCGGCTGGCGTGGGTTCATGCTCCCAATACTCCAGGATTCCTACAGCGCCCTGGCGTCGAGTGCCATCGTGGGCGTCACGTGGGCCGTCTGGCACCTCCCACTCTTCCTGAACGCGACGACCACCCACGGCGGCTGGCCGCTCTCCCAGCAACTCCTCTGGATGGGCTCCATCCTCGCGGGGTCGATCCTCTGGACGTGGATGTACAACAGCACTGGCGGAAGCGTCCTCGCCGTCGCGGTGTTCCACGCCGGCATCAATGCCATGGGGATCTTCCACCCCGCCGATCCGGCGGCGCTCGTCCCGAACGGCGTGCCCGATCCCTGGCTGAACCTGCTCGCCGAAGTCACGGGCGCGCTCCCGCTCGTGGTGATCGCACTTCTCCTCGTCGTCGTCTACGGTTCGGATCGCCTCGCGAATCGCGATCCACCGACTCCCCAAGACGCTGGTCTTCCACCGAGAACGGAATCAAACGCCGTACGGTGA
- a CDS encoding universal stress protein — protein MYDTILVATDGSADANRAATHALEQAEQHEAELHAIFVVDTDRYAEPALSSTELETIEIEEWGDQELSEIADRGEELDIAVTTQCCHGKPYVEIINYADKIDADLVVLGYHGHSHAKGEQIGSVTDRVVQNAGRPVLVAT, from the coding sequence ATGTACGATACCATATTGGTCGCGACCGATGGAAGTGCCGACGCGAACCGCGCAGCGACACACGCACTCGAACAAGCCGAACAGCACGAGGCTGAACTTCATGCGATCTTCGTCGTCGATACCGACCGATACGCCGAACCGGCCCTGAGTAGTACGGAACTGGAAACCATCGAGATCGAAGAGTGGGGCGATCAGGAACTCTCGGAGATTGCCGACCGGGGCGAAGAACTCGATATTGCGGTTACGACTCAGTGTTGTCACGGGAAGCCATATGTCGAGATTATCAACTACGCTGACAAGATTGATGCCGATCTGGTAGTTCTCGGCTACCACGGGCACTCCCACGCAAAGGGAGAGCAGATTGGGAGCGTGACCGACCGCGTCGTCCAGAATGCGGGAAGACCGGTCTTGGTCGCCACGTAA